Below is a genomic region from Phragmites australis chromosome 20, lpPhrAust1.1, whole genome shotgun sequence.
ACTTCTTAGATAGAAAGAAATGACACATTTTTACAACAGTTTTGAGCTCTGAATGTCAGTACCAGCTCCATTTGTGCAAGCTCTCCGTTGTTGCAAGCCTCAGGATCATCGGCCAACTCTGTTCCAAAAGGCATCAAAGTACATGTCCTTCATCTCGAGACGACGTCCTCGGCATGCGGTCTCATAATGCTTACCCTGAACCAACATGATAATCACTGTTGCTGGACGAAGATTGCACGTGTATGTATGTGTTCATGGGTCATGGCGCATCTACCTAATATGATCCATGATTCATATGCGCATTGTCATCGGCAACACTCAGCTCTGGTGAACCAGGTTTATGCAGGGCCCAGCGTCAATGGCCAAAGTTGCAGCAATGATCAATGGACAATGGTGCTTTTGTCAATGTGCAGGGAGGTCAAGCATCAGAATGAAACCTCCACTCGCGCAGATATGGATCAAATGAGTGGACATAGGACTCAGAATGCGAATGCCGGGACACGTGTCACGCATCGGTGAGTGGTGGAACTGCATCGGACGGCGCAGATCCAGAGCATAGGTGCTGTTGATCAAGAGCACCGTGTGTGAGTAATGAGTGCAACTTTTGGCCAAAGCCGGAGGCAGTGGCCCAAAGTGTCTTCCCGGCTCCAATTTTTTCTCAAGAGATTCTCTCGTCCATGATGGTCTGTGACGGGGATGAATGGCTACTTGGTGTCCCTGGTCTCTGTGAGCGAAAATGGCGTGCAACGAAGGGCCTCTCTCATGGAAACTTGGCCTCCCAAGTTGTCAGAAACTGTGGTGGCCGATCACTTTCAGGCttgcagcagctgcagcagaTCTCAACGGATGGAATTCAATTCCCAGTAGGCTGATGTGCACACCTGTTTGTCTTGGAGTAGTGCAATGAGAGTTCTGAACGCAGACGGCATGTAGCACGTTTGTACAGAGAGAGGGGTGGTGAAAAAGGCGCCGAGGTATCATTTGGGTGAAGAAACTGCACGAGCAAAAAGAGTGAGATGCtcgaaagcaaatttgactTCTTGTGCCCTTGCTCTTGCATCGAGTACAAAGAGAGCTCTAAATCTTCATCATGCAAGCACCCCAGCAGCTCAGGCTCAGCCATTTGCTTTGACGTACATGAAGTGTAGTGTCAATAAGATAACAGAGAtaacatagagagagagagagagagagcacaagTACTCAACCAATTTTAATCCTGGGAATGAACCTCCTACTGAACTCAAATGATTCCCTTCATTTGTAATCTTCTGCTCTCCATCCCACCCCTGTCAAAAGATCTTGCTGTCTCACTCGTCAGAGATACTCAATTTCTCCACGCACTTCATCTTTTCGATGAAATATGCTAGAGAATGATTAATGCCTGGAAGATCCATTGGCCCATACCAAATACCATAGTCCATGCACCATGATGGAGAAGCTCCCTGCCTCCATCCCCTCAACTCACATGGTGTCACGTCAATGCGTGCATGCACCACCAAACAAAGACCTAAAGCTACCACCACGATCCATGTACGGCACCCATGAGATGAGAGATGAGATCCATCTTTCTATATAGCGTTACCCTTAAACACTTTATCTCAAAGTCCTTAGCTCCAGAAAGCATACGCCATCCAGCAGCATGTGCTCCGGCTCCTGGAACGGCAAGAAACAGCCATTTTTCCTTGTCCTCAAGCAGCAGAAGAAGCCTCATGTCCCAGTCAGTATCAGGAGGAACAGGTAACTAGCATGCAAACTTGTTCTGTTTCAGTGGCAGCATCAGCAGAAGCTGCAGCGATCGTCGTCTTCTGCCACTGCTAGTCTTTTTGGTGCATTCTTGAGCTCTTGTTGGTGATGGCATGCATACACAGGTTGAGGCTGAGGAGGAGAGCCGGAGCAGAGACCATGGAGATGGTGAACCTGAAGCTCTACCTGGAGAACCGGTGCATCATCGCAGAGAACGAGAGGCTCCGGGAGAAGGCCAGCTCGCTCCGCCGCGAAAACCTCGCGCTGCGCGAGAACCTGTCCAAGACGGCGGCCGAggccgagctgccggaggcaggagcaggagcacgaGCTGCCTGAGACTTCCTCTGGCGACTGATCATGGAGTAGCTAGCCTACCAGTGTTCTCTCCCTAAGTGGTTACGTGGTGCTTGCGCTAGTTTGCATAGAATCCTAGGTATCTGCTTGGCTGCTCCGCCATGTTTGTGCTCATGAACCACTAGATGTTTGGAGCTCTCTTGTGTGTTCTGTGGCACGATGCTTTGTACATTACAAGTGCAGGAATCAACTAGATTTTGTTTGCAAATGGCTCTTTTGGATGAACATGGCAAGTAAATAAAAGCAGTTTTGTTCAAAAGAACAGCAAGTTCAAGTTAAACTTCCTTTTGCTGGTAATCACCTTGAACCTGAACTTGCCACTTCATAGAGTTGGACCAGAAACAAATCTTTCGAGCCTTTTCACTTCAGTATATCCAGGCAGAAGGACCACATATCCTAGCTACCTTTCTTTATCTTAGATACATATTCTCCCTTTTTCCCCCTTTGGTAAAAAGTTTCGGTAAGATGATCAGTGCCACTATTTTGCAGTATAGTTGAAAATAAGCAGAAGCTCACTCTTGCACATACAAAACGTGCAGCAAACTTTCTGATGGCAGCAAAGCTGTAACACAGAAACTGAAGCCTGAACTCAACCCTGCTTCAGAGACAGAACCTAAAAACCCACAGAAGATGTTCATATGGGTGTCAACCAGTGCTTTTATAATCGCCTTATACTTTCATTTTTCTAGTTGTTGCTGATCGACGTCTGTCTTTTAGCGTTTAAACTTGTTGTAAaactcttttccttctttaatGAATGGCAGAACTTCTACCCCTTTTTcgaaacccccccccccccccacagtAAATACTAGCCCCAAGTTGCAACGCTGTGCAAAAAGATCCATAGCAATTCTGCAGAATATAGATATAAGCTACAAGAATTAGCTTATATCAAAACTATTATGTATCGATGAATCATCAAAACTATTATGAATCCCTCAAAACCGCTAATCGAACAAGTATGGATATAAGCTACAAGAATTAGCACGTCTACAGAAAATGTTGTACTAAATGTTGCCCTCGAATTAcccacttaaaaaaaaaaaaactcgatggATCTAGGAAGATCTAGTGAcattataaataagaagaaatagacatTCAAATTCGCGTCGAAAATAatttgaacctggataatctaGACATGCATCCACACTCTTAACTAACTAAACTCATTTCCTTCAAATTACCCACTTTAAACACGAAGAGCAAATGTAGCTAAAAAGAATTTTAATAATTCTAGAATAAGCTACAGTAGAGAACAGGCAGTTTGTACAATACAAAATCCACCCAGGTATAACCAACATCCAAAAAAATAACTTCGgcagaaaaaaacaaaagacggATTATCCAACCATTGCTGTCCTAAAACTAAGCGACGAATTATCTGGGACATTTGTCGTCCCTGCTTGAATTTGTAACATGAAGTTTTCCTTCAAAAATGTCTTCTTTGAGATCATTCCAATGGTtccactgctgctgctgagcCCTAAACTGCTCTTATTcttgtggctgctgctgctgagccTGCTGGAGCTCTGATGTCTGCTTCTGTAgttgcagcagctgctgctgaaTCATCTGGTGGCTCATATGTTGGTTTGAACCCTTGGGCGCACGAGGATCACTAGTCTCACCAGCAGCATGTTTCAGGCGCTGCAGTTCCGCACTCAGTGCTTCATTCAGAGCTGGATACAGAATAATgatatatgaaagataaatcAGTAATTGAATAAgctaaagaaacaaaattgcaaTGAAACATGGCAAAATAAGGTGCATCAAGCCCAGTAAAAATATAACGGTGCGATCCTGGCACATGAATCctgaaaataggcataactcaAGTTGCAGGTCAAAATATCAATATTCAAAGTTATTTTATTAAAACA
It encodes:
- the LOC133901902 gene encoding protein LITTLE ZIPPER 1-like, with product MCSGSWNGKKQPFFLVLKQQKKPHVPVSIRRNRLRLRRRAGAETMEMVNLKLYLENRCIIAENERLREKASSLRRENLALRENLSKTAAEAELPEAGAGARAA